TACTGTCGGTACAGTTAAAACAAGATGTTGACCAGCAAATTCAGGGTTTTCAAGGACATCAATTATTTCAAAGTCAATATCGTAATCTTCAGACAATTTCATGACCTTGGGTAACACAGCTGCGCAAACTGAACAATTATCATTTTTAAAATAGTATATTTTCATAATCT
Above is a window of Thermosipho atlanticus DSM 15807 DNA encoding:
- a CDS encoding thioredoxin family protein; this translates as MKIYYFKNDNCSVCAAVLPKVMKLSEDYDIDFEIIDVLENPEFAGQHLVLTVPTVLIMENGQELARFARNFSISDISSFIDRYLEVSKN